In the genome of Opitutia bacterium KCR 482, one region contains:
- a CDS encoding beta-galactosidase, translating to MMKRIFMSAFAAAAAMSAFAAYEKVEEIEPSLPLPNKQWEEIGRIKHKSAAEIADSRLSVGFECLDRDMFEPEKVYDKLAAIGIKWARCQTGWSKTEKQKGVYDFAWLDSVVDNLIKRGIKPWFNVGFGNPIYMGEMKNPTGVGYVPLYFGDECLQAWKNYIDALSKHFKGRVQYFEIWNEPDINHFWQPKKADAGGYAKLVETTGSIIRKNIPDAKIGAVVSGTFVEYASEYFRIGGGKYIDFFSIHPYCIIPEERHNIDTRALLRLFKQHNPDRKISLWQGESGFGSSYPEGHYMRPATAGGEYMQAKWTLRRFTLDLSSGYGLSSIYQCVDLKAGYQMATGGKPLFAKYGLFENITYRPKKSVEILKNYTPIFDCDTKPYALSAYIYTRKAVPEGAGVSRLVDSAKRMETFERKGYPLYAFWLAEDMQLQMKPIPRASLHYVAELPLKNPVLIDPVSGRVFAYASPSARKYGDPVRNYVLTGVPLADYPLVITDYAAVEDLVVPKSE from the coding sequence ATGATGAAGAGAATATTTATGTCGGCGTTTGCCGCGGCCGCCGCCATGTCGGCGTTCGCCGCATACGAGAAAGTGGAGGAAATCGAACCGTCCCTGCCCCTGCCCAACAAGCAGTGGGAGGAAATCGGAAGAATAAAGCACAAGTCGGCGGCGGAGATAGCCGACTCGCGCCTGTCCGTCGGCTTCGAATGTCTCGACCGCGACATGTTCGAGCCAGAAAAAGTCTACGACAAGCTTGCGGCAATCGGCATAAAGTGGGCGCGCTGCCAGACGGGTTGGAGCAAGACCGAAAAGCAAAAAGGCGTCTACGACTTCGCGTGGCTCGACTCCGTTGTGGACAACCTCATAAAGCGCGGTATCAAGCCGTGGTTCAACGTCGGCTTCGGCAATCCGATTTATATGGGCGAAATGAAAAATCCCACGGGGGTCGGCTACGTTCCGCTCTATTTCGGCGACGAGTGCTTGCAGGCGTGGAAAAACTATATCGACGCGCTTTCAAAGCATTTCAAGGGGCGCGTGCAGTATTTCGAAATCTGGAACGAGCCGGATATAAACCACTTCTGGCAGCCGAAGAAAGCCGACGCGGGCGGGTATGCAAAGCTTGTGGAAACTACGGGCTCGATAATAAGAAAAAATATTCCTGATGCTAAAATCGGCGCGGTTGTTTCGGGCACGTTCGTAGAATATGCTTCCGAATATTTCAGGATAGGGGGAGGGAAATACATCGACTTTTTTTCAATACACCCGTATTGCATAATTCCCGAGGAACGCCACAATATCGATACGCGGGCGCTGTTGAGGCTCTTCAAACAGCACAATCCCGACCGCAAAATTTCGCTGTGGCAGGGCGAGTCGGGCTTCGGGTCGTCGTATCCCGAGGGGCACTACATGCGTCCCGCGACAGCGGGCGGCGAGTACATGCAGGCGAAGTGGACGCTCCGCCGCTTCACGCTCGACCTCTCGTCGGGCTATGGTTTAAGCTCCATTTACCAGTGCGTCGATTTGAAGGCGGGCTATCAGATGGCGACGGGAGGCAAGCCTCTTTTTGCAAAATACGGACTCTTCGAAAATATTACGTACCGCCCGAAAAAATCGGTCGAAATACTGAAAAACTACACGCCGATTTTCGACTGCGACACAAAGCCGTACGCGCTCTCCGCGTATATTTACACCCGAAAAGCGGTGCCTGAGGGCGCGGGGGTTTCGCGCCTTGTCGATTCGGCGAAGCGCATGGAGACGTTCGAGCGCAAGGGGTATCCGCTCTATGCGTTTTGGCTTGCCGAGGACATGCAGCTCCAGATGAAGCCGATTCCGCGCGCGTCGCTGCACTATGTGGCGGAATTGCCTCTGAAAAATCCCGTCTTGATAGATCCCGTTTCGGGGCGCGTGTTCGCCTACGCCTCGCCCAGCGCAAGAAAATACGGCGACCCTGTCAGGAACTATGTGTTGACCGGCGTGCCGCTTGCAGACTATCCGCTGGTGATAACAGACTACGCGGCGGTGGAGGATTTGGTTGTGCCGAAATCCGAGTAG
- a CDS encoding helix-turn-helix transcriptional regulator, which produces MKPNREPAWKIANENRLQIFPKGSRQTYLTRPTKILPREALESAGVFVPPRRCADVLSKFGIAAAARASYSKYYYISRGAKTAFNTVCFFLSASDYRAKFDGAAFRVSAGDVLLIPAKTPCDTSASRAETLWFEMPDTPFWRGVFGSSPVCKKAANLERMLLLADMYSEELYGERPNVSRLVLLGGLIAGLLRSEFGGAGSGGAMARLVEKIDSDISANWTLEKACAFARMGKFKLNSAFVERFGGTFSKYLLSQRMERAAALLESRATLGEIAREVGFSCGHALSYAFKKYYGFPPSECV; this is translated from the coding sequence ATGAAACCGAACCGCGAACCCGCTTGGAAAATCGCCAACGAAAACAGACTGCAAATATTTCCGAAGGGCAGCCGCCAGACCTACCTGACGCGCCCGACGAAAATCCTCCCGCGCGAGGCTTTGGAGTCGGCGGGTGTGTTCGTGCCGCCGCGCCGCTGCGCCGACGTGCTTTCGAAGTTCGGAATCGCAGCCGCCGCCCGCGCTTCGTACAGCAAGTACTACTACATTTCGCGCGGCGCAAAGACCGCCTTCAACACGGTCTGCTTTTTCCTTTCGGCGTCCGATTACAGGGCGAAGTTCGACGGCGCGGCCTTCCGCGTGTCGGCGGGCGACGTTCTACTCATACCGGCAAAAACTCCGTGCGACACTTCGGCATCGCGCGCCGAGACGCTTTGGTTCGAAATGCCCGACACTCCGTTTTGGCGCGGGGTTTTCGGCAGTTCGCCCGTGTGCAAAAAGGCGGCAAATTTGGAGCGCATGCTGCTGCTTGCCGACATGTATTCGGAGGAGCTGTACGGGGAGCGTCCGAACGTCTCGCGGCTGGTTTTGCTGGGCGGGCTGATTGCGGGGCTTTTGCGCTCGGAGTTCGGAGGCGCGGGGAGCGGCGGCGCGATGGCGCGGCTTGTCGAAAAAATAGATTCCGACATTTCGGCTAACTGGACTCTCGAAAAGGCGTGCGCGTTTGCGCGCATGGGCAAGTTCAAGCTCAACAGTGCATTCGTGGAAAGGTTCGGCGGCACGTTTTCAAAATACCTGCTTTCCCAGCGAATGGAGAGGGCGGCGGCGTTGCTCGAAAGCCGCGCGACGCTCGGCGAAATCGCCCGCGAAGTCGGATTTTCCTGCGGGCACGCGCTCTCCTATGCCTTCAAAAAATACTACGGATTCCCGCCGAGCGAGTGCGTTTAA
- a CDS encoding alpha-L-fucosidase: protein MRKTASKIFAAAACVCAFQTLAAATASDAASSMKSPGETATRSSAKVSAELPDHPLAPAEFRRPDGYQPRLYELNLRQISEKYGAKTIERGRAEYARVSAVNESGKWKADGKSIDAHKCPEWFVDAKLGIFIDWGLWSIASWAPKRENGAMYPDWYELRMYSDFTPDSHFYGYRSYHVKNWGADFERDHFIPLFKAEKFDAKELMEVFAKAGAKYIVPFNKHHSGFCLWDCSYTLRDTVDMGPRRDIVREIVDACAAQNLKFGFYMSLTEWDYPVVGKDGKMRNFSWGKTLDYSPDMEYKASGKIAVEDYVKEYLVPQSVEFIDKYSPDILWFDGEWQVPATELGGYDIAAYFYNVNEGKKQVAVNDRYGEGTPREVAHKGGKRLKKLLRAIRGDFYTDEFGDTADCIDPAKYHPWEACRGISQSYGNNWQDNESNVLTSSEFISMFADTVARGGNLLLLVNLDGQGAIPEIQKKRLLDIGKWLSKYGRAIYSTRIIEPFATEEIAYTRSKDGRTAYAIVKKPKSEMKLAIAPKKGSEIVEIATGEKIGWTESDGGAVIKLPENLAESELPFALEIALK, encoded by the coding sequence ATGAGAAAAACGGCATCTAAAATTTTCGCAGCCGCCGCATGCGTCTGCGCTTTTCAAACGCTCGCCGCCGCGACGGCTTCCGACGCGGCGTCCTCAATGAAATCCCCAGGCGAGACGGCGACGCGCTCGTCCGCGAAAGTCTCTGCGGAACTGCCCGACCACCCGCTTGCGCCCGCCGAGTTCCGCCGTCCAGACGGCTATCAGCCGCGCCTTTACGAACTCAATCTGCGCCAGATTTCCGAGAAGTACGGGGCGAAGACAATCGAGCGCGGCCGCGCGGAATACGCCAGAGTTTCGGCGGTCAACGAAAGCGGAAAATGGAAGGCGGACGGAAAGTCGATAGACGCGCACAAGTGCCCCGAATGGTTTGTGGACGCAAAGCTCGGCATTTTCATCGACTGGGGTTTGTGGTCGATTGCATCGTGGGCGCCCAAGCGCGAAAACGGCGCGATGTATCCCGACTGGTACGAACTGCGCATGTACTCCGATTTCACCCCCGATTCGCACTTCTACGGATACAGAAGCTACCACGTCAAAAACTGGGGCGCGGACTTCGAGCGCGACCATTTCATTCCGCTTTTCAAAGCCGAGAAATTCGACGCGAAAGAGCTTATGGAAGTCTTCGCAAAAGCGGGCGCAAAGTACATTGTGCCGTTCAACAAGCACCATTCGGGCTTCTGCCTTTGGGACTGCTCGTACACGCTGCGCGACACCGTCGACATGGGCCCGCGCCGCGACATCGTGCGCGAAATCGTCGACGCCTGCGCCGCGCAAAATCTCAAATTCGGCTTCTACATGAGCCTTACCGAATGGGACTACCCCGTAGTCGGCAAAGACGGCAAAATGCGCAACTTTTCCTGGGGCAAGACCCTCGACTACTCGCCTGACATGGAGTACAAGGCTTCGGGGAAAATCGCGGTTGAAGACTATGTGAAGGAATACCTCGTGCCGCAGTCGGTGGAATTCATCGACAAGTATTCGCCCGACATTCTTTGGTTCGACGGCGAGTGGCAGGTGCCCGCAACCGAACTCGGCGGCTACGACATCGCCGCGTATTTCTACAACGTCAACGAGGGCAAAAAGCAGGTCGCCGTCAACGACAGATACGGCGAGGGCACTCCGCGGGAAGTCGCGCACAAGGGCGGCAAAAGGCTCAAAAAACTTCTCCGCGCAATCCGCGGCGACTTCTATACCGACGAATTCGGCGACACCGCCGACTGCATCGACCCCGCAAAATACCACCCGTGGGAGGCGTGCAGGGGCATAAGCCAGTCGTACGGCAACAACTGGCAGGACAACGAATCTAACGTCCTGACTTCCTCCGAATTCATTTCGATGTTCGCCGACACCGTGGCGCGCGGCGGCAATCTGCTGCTGCTCGTAAACCTCGACGGGCAGGGCGCGATTCCCGAAATCCAGAAAAAACGCCTGCTCGACATAGGCAAGTGGCTCTCGAAATACGGTCGGGCGATTTATTCTACGCGAATCATAGAGCCGTTTGCGACCGAGGAAATCGCCTACACTCGCTCGAAAGACGGTAGGACGGCGTACGCAATCGTCAAAAAGCCGAAGTCCGAAATGAAGCTTGCAATCGCGCCCAAAAAAGGCTCGGAAATCGTCGAAATCGCCACGGGCGAAAAAATCGGCTGGACGGAATCGGACGGCGGAGCGGTAATAAAACTGCCCGAAAATCTGGCGGAATCGGAACTGCCGTTTGCGCTTGAAATCGCGCTAAAATAG
- the aspS gene encoding aspartate--tRNA ligase — MKRTNTCNELTAADKGKEVSLIGWVQSVRDHGGILFIDLRDRDGITQVVFHPEAANVYEKAQKLKDESVIQIFGKVELREDGTKNPNLKTGEIEVVASDMVIHNICDVLPFPLDDEHADRVNEDLRLQYRYLDLRRPRNLNLLRMRHKAAQAIRDYLNSQDFIEVETPILFKSTPEGAREFLVPSRTNPGMFYALNQSPQQYKQMLMVSGIERYYQMAKCFRDEDLRADRQPEFTQVDIELSFVDREDMYALIENMLKKIWKDTLGMDIPTPFPRMQYSDAMNRYGVDKPDTRFGIELQDLTDVFKDSQFKVFANVVKDGGVIKAINAKGLSDITQGELKGLEDVAKTLGAKGLAFIKAENGAWKSPILKFLSEDEQKALKEKLDIQDGDIVFFAASKWEQACSILGRVRLDCGKLLQARGKIKIDPKQFNFLWVIEFPLMLWDEEQGRYVSAHHPFTSPVPEDVKYLDTDPLRVRGQHYDIVLNGTELGGGSIRIHQPDVQEKVFKDVLKIPADIVESRFGYMLKAFKFGAPPHGGIALGFDRLVTILTNRPSIRDIIAFPKTQKGQDLMAQSPSQVTEKQLKDLHIALDMPEK, encoded by the coding sequence ATGAAACGCACAAATACCTGCAACGAACTCACCGCCGCCGACAAGGGCAAAGAAGTGTCCCTCATCGGCTGGGTGCAATCGGTCCGCGACCACGGCGGCATTCTATTCATCGACCTTCGCGACCGCGACGGCATAACGCAAGTCGTCTTCCACCCCGAAGCGGCGAACGTCTACGAAAAGGCGCAGAAACTCAAAGACGAAAGCGTAATCCAGATTTTCGGCAAAGTCGAACTCAGGGAGGACGGCACTAAAAACCCGAACCTCAAAACGGGCGAAATCGAAGTCGTCGCGTCCGACATGGTAATACACAACATCTGCGACGTGCTCCCCTTCCCCCTCGACGACGAACACGCCGACAGGGTCAACGAAGACCTCCGCCTCCAATACCGCTATCTCGACCTCCGCAGACCGCGCAACCTCAACCTTCTGCGCATGCGCCACAAGGCGGCACAGGCTATCCGCGACTACCTCAACTCGCAGGATTTCATCGAAGTCGAAACCCCCATTCTTTTCAAGAGCACGCCCGAAGGCGCGCGCGAATTCCTCGTGCCCAGCCGCACAAATCCCGGCATGTTCTACGCGCTCAACCAGTCGCCCCAGCAGTACAAGCAGATGCTGATGGTATCGGGCATCGAACGCTACTACCAAATGGCTAAATGCTTCCGCGACGAAGACCTCCGCGCAGACCGCCAGCCCGAATTTACGCAGGTCGATATCGAGCTTAGCTTCGTCGACCGCGAAGACATGTACGCGCTTATCGAAAACATGCTCAAAAAAATCTGGAAGGACACCCTCGGAATGGACATTCCCACGCCCTTCCCCCGCATGCAGTACAGCGACGCCATGAACCGCTACGGCGTGGACAAGCCCGACACGCGCTTCGGAATCGAACTGCAAGACCTCACCGACGTTTTCAAGGACAGCCAGTTCAAGGTGTTCGCAAACGTCGTCAAGGACGGCGGCGTAATCAAGGCGATTAACGCAAAGGGTCTTTCCGACATCACGCAGGGCGAATTGAAGGGACTCGAAGACGTGGCAAAGACGCTCGGCGCAAAGGGTCTTGCGTTCATCAAGGCCGAAAACGGCGCGTGGAAAAGCCCCATTCTCAAATTCCTCTCGGAAGACGAACAGAAGGCGCTCAAAGAAAAGCTCGACATTCAGGACGGCGACATCGTGTTCTTCGCGGCGTCGAAGTGGGAACAGGCGTGCTCCATTCTCGGACGCGTCCGCCTCGACTGCGGCAAGCTTCTGCAAGCCCGCGGAAAAATCAAAATCGACCCCAAGCAGTTCAACTTCCTCTGGGTTATCGAATTCCCGCTCATGCTTTGGGACGAAGAACAGGGCAGATACGTTTCGGCGCACCACCCGTTCACGTCGCCCGTGCCCGAAGACGTCAAGTACCTCGACACCGACCCGCTCCGCGTGCGCGGGCAGCACTACGACATCGTACTCAACGGCACGGAACTCGGCGGCGGCTCGATAAGAATCCACCAGCCCGACGTTCAGGAAAAAGTGTTCAAGGACGTTCTGAAAATCCCCGCCGACATCGTGGAATCGCGCTTCGGCTACATGCTCAAAGCGTTCAAATTCGGCGCGCCCCCGCACGGCGGCATCGCGCTGGGCTTCGACAGGCTTGTGACAATCCTCACAAACCGTCCGAGTATCCGCGACATCATCGCGTTCCCCAAGACGCAAAAGGGTCAGGACCTGATGGCGCAGTCGCCCTCGCAGGTGACGGAAAAGCAGCTCAAAGACCTGCACATCGCGCTCGACATGCCCGAAAAATAA
- a CDS encoding sialidase family protein has translation MKLLSAIVALPLLVCGVALCAADFDSKTIGKYPKWSEKKAQWRAQSQSIKTVDFVGKTEKIVVSAGKSGAEFRDEREGFYNAHPTALKLEDGGILCVWNVGHGGNAGPVARSDDGGKTWTRIDKIMPDCYRVMRNCPSIYSVRDLNGKRFIQILSGKTRHLKGKFAPSEEFYKGYMPRVYSEDNGKTWRKLPPLSPSNPDELFACLMAFTSMVELKDGSTMAFFHKGDAKNADRELRVFTSITKDGGFTWSNPVKLVAPEDIGGLWACEPYAFRSPDGSEICCIMRENTRQNGNSLVSFSRDEGKTWSKPIDTPWALSGDRHHGVVLPDGRLFIAFRDKVPCDQKGLRLGAWIGSYDDIKNGRAGQYRILLSKSESFSETAIRCDGYYPSVLLLDDGTVAVLTYESVERGKGCSIVCHRFKISDIEAAAK, from the coding sequence ATGAAGTTATTATCCGCAATAGTTGCATTGCCACTGCTGGTTTGCGGAGTCGCTCTTTGCGCCGCCGATTTCGATTCGAAAACAATCGGAAAATATCCGAAATGGTCCGAAAAAAAGGCGCAATGGCGGGCGCAGTCTCAGTCGATAAAGACGGTAGATTTCGTCGGCAAGACCGAAAAAATCGTGGTGTCGGCGGGGAAGTCGGGCGCGGAATTCAGGGACGAACGCGAAGGTTTTTACAACGCGCATCCCACTGCTCTAAAACTCGAAGACGGCGGCATTTTGTGCGTCTGGAACGTCGGACACGGCGGCAATGCAGGTCCGGTTGCCCGAAGCGACGACGGCGGAAAGACTTGGACGCGCATCGACAAAATCATGCCGGACTGCTACCGCGTCATGCGCAACTGTCCGAGCATCTATTCCGTGCGCGATCTAAACGGCAAACGCTTCATACAGATTCTCTCGGGGAAGACGCGCCACTTGAAGGGCAAGTTCGCGCCCTCGGAAGAGTTTTACAAGGGATATATGCCGCGCGTATACAGCGAGGACAACGGAAAAACTTGGCGCAAACTGCCGCCGCTTTCGCCGAGCAATCCCGACGAGCTGTTTGCCTGCCTTATGGCGTTTACTTCGATGGTCGAGCTCAAGGACGGTTCGACGATGGCGTTTTTCCACAAGGGCGACGCGAAGAACGCCGACAGGGAATTGCGCGTGTTCACGTCGATTACAAAAGACGGCGGCTTTACTTGGTCCAATCCCGTAAAGCTTGTCGCGCCCGAGGATATCGGCGGGCTTTGGGCGTGCGAGCCCTACGCTTTCCGTTCGCCCGACGGCTCCGAAATCTGCTGCATTATGCGCGAAAACACGCGCCAAAACGGCAACAGTTTGGTGTCGTTCAGCCGCGACGAGGGCAAAACTTGGAGCAAGCCAATCGACACTCCGTGGGCGCTTTCGGGCGACAGGCATCATGGCGTTGTTTTGCCAGACGGCCGCCTTTTCATAGCCTTCCGCGACAAAGTTCCGTGCGACCAAAAGGGCTTGCGGCTCGGCGCGTGGATAGGCTCTTACGACGACATTAAAAACGGGCGCGCGGGGCAATACCGCATACTGCTTTCCAAGAGCGAAAGCTTTTCCGAAACGGCAATCCGTTGCGACGGCTACTACCCGTCGGTTTTGCTGCTCGACGACGGCACGGTTGCCGTTCTGACCTACGAGAGCGTCGAGCGCGGCAAAGGCTGCTCGATTGTCTGCCACCGTTTCAAAATATCCGATATAGAGGCTGCGGCAAAATAG
- the tadA gene encoding tRNA adenosine(34) deaminase TadA, which yields MASENREYPEKSAPPCPFQPMFPSYLNRDDEFFMKLAYNQALKAWKLGEVPVGAVVEYCGEVVAQAHNSVEQSQDPTAHAEILAINQAAAKIGDWRLNGATLYATKEPCPMCSGACVMSRLSRVVYAVGDQKMGFLGGALKIHEVPTLNHRLTVQSGVLQDECMLMIRTFFNLKREGKNA from the coding sequence ATGGCTTCCGAAAACAGAGAGTATCCAGAAAAATCCGCCCCCCCATGCCCCTTCCAGCCTATGTTTCCGTCGTACCTGAACCGCGACGACGAGTTTTTCATGAAGCTTGCGTACAATCAGGCATTGAAGGCGTGGAAGCTCGGCGAAGTGCCGGTCGGCGCGGTGGTCGAGTATTGCGGAGAGGTCGTGGCGCAGGCGCACAATTCGGTTGAGCAGTCGCAGGACCCGACCGCGCACGCCGAAATTCTCGCGATAAACCAGGCAGCTGCAAAAATCGGCGATTGGCGGCTAAACGGCGCGACGCTCTATGCCACAAAAGAGCCGTGCCCGATGTGCTCGGGCGCGTGCGTTATGTCGAGGCTCTCGCGCGTGGTCTACGCCGTCGGAGACCAGAAAATGGGCTTTTTGGGCGGTGCGCTGAAAATCCACGAAGTGCCAACCCTAAACCACAGGCTCACCGTGCAATCGGGAGTTTTGCAGGACGAGTGCATGCTGATGATAAGAACATTCTTCAACCTAAAGCGCGAAGGAAAGAACGCCTAA
- the infA gene encoding translation initiation factor IF-1, with protein MSDCVEVEGKVVAVLPGTMFRVEISNGHQVLAHISGKLRKNFIKLTVGDRVKMEMTPQDLEKARIVYRLKNADAPRSVPRRSFGPRR; from the coding sequence ATGTCAGACTGCGTAGAAGTAGAAGGTAAAGTAGTTGCGGTTCTCCCCGGAACGATGTTCAGGGTGGAAATCTCAAACGGACATCAGGTGCTCGCCCACATATCGGGCAAGCTCCGCAAAAATTTCATCAAACTGACTGTCGGCGACAGGGTCAAAATGGAAATGACTCCGCAGGACTTGGAAAAGGCCCGCATCGTTTACAGGCTCAAAAACGCCGACGCTCCGCGTTCAGTTCCGCGCCGCAGCTTCGGCCCGCGCCGCTAA
- a CDS encoding iron ABC transporter permease has translation MKAGAFAVLTLAFAALAAASLCSGSGGLSCADVLSALFLQSSDETANLVVWQIRLPRLAAALLSGASLALAGAGMQSLFRNPLADPSITGVSSGAALGAVLAVSFFPSAFGVEIGALAVGLAAAVAVCAVGHSGSKMSAVSTLLAGIAVNAFCGALVGFFMYSVRDAGMRGFVFWSLGSLERCGWEELGVSFALCVPAWIAMLCAARPLNVMLLGEENAFDCGVDVSRARFAVIAAAAVMTAASVSICGIIGFVGLVVPHVLRMVVGTDNRFLMPLSALGGATLLVLADVVSRAFSQTDPVPIGVITALMGAPFFAALLRSKGVSNARY, from the coding sequence ATGAAAGCGGGGGCATTTGCGGTTTTGACGCTCGCATTCGCCGCGTTGGCGGCGGCGTCGCTCTGTTCGGGGTCGGGTGGGCTTTCGTGCGCCGACGTCCTCTCCGCGCTGTTTTTGCAGTCTTCCGACGAAACCGCAAATCTCGTAGTGTGGCAAATAAGGCTTCCGCGCCTTGCGGCGGCGCTGCTTTCGGGCGCAAGCCTTGCGCTCGCGGGGGCGGGCATGCAGAGCCTTTTCAGAAATCCGCTCGCCGACCCCTCAATTACGGGCGTGTCGTCGGGCGCGGCGTTGGGGGCGGTCTTGGCGGTTTCGTTTTTCCCGTCGGCGTTCGGCGTCGAAATCGGCGCGTTGGCTGTGGGGCTTGCGGCGGCCGTCGCGGTCTGCGCTGTCGGACATTCAGGCTCGAAAATGTCGGCGGTCTCGACCCTCTTGGCGGGCATTGCGGTAAACGCGTTTTGCGGCGCGCTCGTCGGATTTTTCATGTACTCCGTTCGCGACGCGGGCATGAGGGGCTTCGTGTTCTGGTCGCTCGGCTCGCTCGAACGCTGCGGCTGGGAGGAGCTTGGGGTGTCGTTCGCCCTCTGCGTTCCCGCGTGGATTGCAATGCTGTGCGCGGCGCGTCCGCTAAACGTAATGCTGCTCGGCGAGGAAAACGCGTTCGACTGCGGCGTTGACGTCTCCCGCGCCCGCTTTGCGGTAATCGCCGCCGCCGCCGTGATGACTGCCGCGAGCGTTTCCATTTGCGGAATAATCGGCTTTGTGGGTCTTGTAGTTCCGCACGTTTTGCGAATGGTTGTAGGCACCGACAACCGCTTTCTCATGCCGCTTTCGGCGTTGGGTGGCGCAACGCTGCTCGTGCTCGCCGACGTCGTTTCCCGCGCGTTTTCGCAGACCGACCCCGTTCCAATCGGCGTAATCACCGCCCTTATGGGCGCGCCGTTTTTCGCCGCGCTTTTGAGGTCGAAAGGAGTTTCGAATGCTCGCTATTGA
- a CDS encoding ATP-binding cassette domain-containing protein, with the protein MLAIENVSFAYGRGRRVLDGVSLRVGAGEFAAVLGANGAGKSSLLKIASGYARPDVGRVMLGGADIAGLSARELARMRAVLEQECPLTFEYTVGEVVALGGYSRGGLSGLSADVSESLESVGLAGFEKRKYSELSGGEKRRVQLARALCQLGENPKLLLLDEPSAGLDPAHAHAAMSAAREVAERGAAVVAVLHDPNLAAAYADKIALLKDGKISSFGSAESAMRAELLGGVYGADCEIVSDGIRNVAYFPPKK; encoded by the coding sequence ATGCTCGCTATTGAAAACGTGTCTTTTGCGTACGGACGCGGGCGCAGGGTGCTCGACGGCGTGTCGCTGCGCGTGGGCGCGGGCGAGTTTGCGGCGGTGCTCGGCGCGAACGGCGCGGGGAAAAGCTCGCTGCTGAAAATCGCAAGCGGATATGCGCGGCCCGACGTCGGGCGCGTAATGCTCGGCGGCGCGGACATCGCTGGGCTGTCGGCGCGGGAGCTTGCTCGAATGCGGGCGGTGCTCGAACAGGAGTGCCCGCTGACTTTCGAATACACGGTTGGGGAGGTCGTGGCTCTCGGCGGATACTCGCGCGGCGGGCTGTCGGGGCTTTCGGCGGACGTGTCCGAATCGCTCGAATCGGTGGGGCTTGCGGGTTTCGAAAAACGGAAATATTCGGAGCTTTCGGGCGGCGAAAAACGGCGCGTGCAGCTCGCCCGCGCGCTGTGCCAACTGGGCGAAAATCCCAAACTGCTGCTGCTCGACGAGCCTTCGGCGGGGCTTGACCCCGCGCACGCGCACGCGGCGATGTCGGCGGCGCGGGAAGTCGCGGAGCGCGGGGCGGCGGTCGTGGCGGTTCTCCACGACCCGAACCTTGCGGCGGCGTATGCCGACAAAATCGCGCTTCTTAAAGACGGCAAAATTTCGTCGTTCGGCTCGGCGGAGTCCGCCATGCGGGCGGAGCTTCTGGGCGGAGTCTACGGCGCGGACTGCGAAATAGTTTCCGACGGCATTCGGAACGTCGCGTATTTTCCGCCGAAAAAATGA
- a CDS encoding flavin reductase, whose product MFREKDIRDLTLNPFTQIGRQWMLVSAGDKNGFNTMTASWGGLGFMWNKPAAFVFVRPSRYTYEFIERNDMLTLSFFDEKYRDALKICGSKSGRDCDKIAEAKLTPHFTELGNPTFEEAGEVFECRKMYAQMLTEDSFIDKSAVKTWYPDHSYHKMYVLEILHVYGM is encoded by the coding sequence ATGTTCAGGGAAAAAGACATTCGCGATTTGACTCTAAACCCGTTCACGCAAATAGGCAGACAGTGGATGCTTGTCAGCGCGGGCGACAAAAACGGCTTCAATACCATGACCGCAAGCTGGGGCGGACTCGGCTTCATGTGGAACAAGCCGGCGGCGTTCGTGTTCGTGCGTCCGTCGCGCTACACCTACGAATTTATCGAAAGGAACGACATGCTCACGCTCTCGTTCTTCGACGAAAAATACCGCGACGCGCTGAAAATCTGCGGCTCGAAATCTGGCAGAGATTGCGACAAAATCGCGGAGGCGAAATTGACGCCGCATTTTACGGAGCTTGGAAACCCGACTTTCGAAGAGGCGGGCGAAGTGTTTGAGTGCCGCAAAATGTACGCGCAAATGCTGACGGAGGATTCGTTTATAGACAAGTCGGCGGTGAAAACATGGTATCCCGACCACTCCTATCACAAGATGTACGTACTGGAAATCCTCCACGTTTACGGCATGTGA